A stretch of the Panicum virgatum strain AP13 chromosome 9N, P.virgatum_v5, whole genome shotgun sequence genome encodes the following:
- the LOC120688104 gene encoding uncharacterized protein LOC120688104 isoform X1, with amino-acid sequence MRAPQERTMRDLYDRTRHKDLAAPEEPAEGRGGGRAEGSGHCELVAKMEEKAAVRKRVVSSNNTRVKAESGTCNVCYAPCSSCLHRSLAVEDSNAECASSQTCSTRSEVRNNSLVRSEKGLRNKGGENDDEFSATSGHVSYSVTGGNNKVFARSSIADDSSEVDMPAKRRRLLNQDTRLSKAEHHDDSNSCVTGTSAGGKVHMDRKKLSTSASSRDLTANDYKDNSMACYSSLRNQCVDESKKGSDLRNLRPSASGRLFPADSPSMSTKKLLQTKSSVSESSRLSPKKQDHESGKAHDNLSHQACEKVSLSNNNIEQRRGGKLNPDGVNQGTLAGYSIGNENKDGFSSKDLDNGTLCPKDGIQEPAGIQSNDGVTRNKGDKQDWDQDCSMDICSDGKLNIQHDMTTEGGNLEGLIDVNVCDICGDVGREYLLATCTRCLEGAEHTYCMRVKLDKVPDGEWLCEECQLREDQNNTSSNHGVMAVNMSEGKNQCSESQSKPKALQIVVPELDAPQSTYSTPTADQCDGKNKKLHLASADTQTRKVKVATPAAERLDVKSKKLLGIANRNKMQVLTSDLDARPHTYGTPTSGGSNKKSQSSEFLLNRKELRVSTDMESPLSSEGLRSPPISCKRQVENTSSPKPRLFKTDSLRKHDVISRDNSFKKSNKGGLSSVDNAPVRITQAGKSSQVLSRSYSLGNMVNAKTPVPSPRGLSKQLSFNNTNNGPKVKQLVEGVSSKLKPAKYSPRDPRDKGPIRKLVQSGSFKREGAVCLDAGSSKQKQTFPLSQDEKPVILKPVKEKNLIERRASFSFKKPNIPSSPRPDSCMKLGERKIDQDISKSVPIILKSSRRPGNVEKKQSSDLSKGDNDKQDVTVHPKPMGVVSGKDAHAMKISDPPVPSQCVKKDSSNDVEDEDLFVSVKNGNRMPNGSAEMVPTISTATTCESDLLDVARASTSEDSAPKVVCFQQKLLESTGDDSCKIVEVAQASGDINMLNEVPHCVQMAHNLYPTNNKLDKPDLKQQAFVDQSSALENPLRDLVIPELSYIWQGSFEVSRHGNSPEMFDGFQAYLSTCASSKAHEIGEQLPDKIQLAEVPRHSSWPPQFKEVNPTEDNIALFFFAKDVESYAMAYGKLLENMLLGDLSLTANISGTELLIFPSDKLPERIQRWNGLLFFWGVFYDRKASSPTEVPLSERNNCSLEQVTGPVIRHDMGSPKALQSLGIDLNECPNDDISDPAISLGSESEKSGTSVDHNILLESKHEDMKVNASEIHHEETADTKEIVPEHPTAAPYGTQPPTLSTGGHDMIPDYPTAAKGSTRTAGRNKMEEEDQNEAVFCVLQQPGAMRSISNETKPKKHGILPSIEVSKLHFIGSKICGGPSESILNSDTSSLDPDLTYKRQKTSYEKNSTCSFGDQMPPSKCLSKIHPLPAGQHTPFDDLQCSYRGPSDPGSLKKSVPDRIIHVLSSDDEDSPEPSTSLNKASLKADESSSPLLSLSLSMVATKRNLSGSDIVDDEPLSLSLGLPSVVEGSRAPEMKQFLPEKPGINT; translated from the exons ATGAGGGCGCCGCAGGAGCGCACCATGAGGGATCTCTACGATCGCACGCGCCACAAGGATCTCGCGGCCCCCGAG GAACCAGCGgaagggcgcggcggaggacgcGCGGAGGGGTCGGGGCACTGCGAACTGGTCGCCAAGATGGAG GAAAAGGCTGCGGTAAGGAAAAGAGTGGTATCAAGCAACAACACTCGTGTGAAGGCAGAGTCAGGCACATGTAATGTCTGTTATGCTCCTTGCTCCTCTTGCTTACACCGAAGTCTTGCAGTTGAGGATTCGAATGCTGAATGTGCATCATCTCAAACATGCTCCACAAGGTCAGAAGTAAGAAACAATTCACTTGTTCGTAGTGAGAAAGGGCTCCGCAATAAAGGAGGAGAAAACGACGATGAGTTTAGTGCAACCTCTGGTCATGTTTCTTACTCTGTAACTGGTGGAAATAATAAAGTGTTTGCAAGATCGTCCATTGCAGACGACTCTTCGGAGGTTGACATGCCAGCAAAACGTAGGAGGCTATTAAATCAAGATACAAGACTATCTAAAGCAGAACACCATGATGACAGCAACTCGTGTGTTACTGGTACATCAGCAGGAGGCAAGGTTCACATGGATAGGAAAAAACTATCGACTTCTGCATCCAGTCGAGATTTGACTGCTAATGATTATAAAGACAACAGCATGGCATGCTACAGCAGTTTAAGAAATCAATGTGTTGATGAATCTAAGAAAGGATCTGATCTTCGTAATTTGCGTCCTAGTGCATCTGGTAGATTGTTTCCTGCAGATTCTCCTTCTATGTCGACCAAAAAGTTGCTGCAAACCAAGTCTTCTGTCAGTGAATCGAGCAGATTATCTCCTAAGAAGCAAGATCATGAGTCTGGGAAAGCACATGATAATTTATCTCATCAAGCTTGTGAAAaggtttctctttcaaataataACATAGAACAGCGACGAGGTGGAAAATTGAACCCTGATGGTGTCAACCAGGGCACGCTGGCAGGTTACAGTATAGGAAATGAAAATAAAGACGGTTTCTCATCGAAGGATCTGGACAATGGCACCTTATGCCCAAAAGATGGAATTCAAGAGCCTGCTGGCATCCAATCTAATGATGGTGTTACTAGGAATAAGGGTGACAAACAAGATTGGGATCAAGATTGTTCAATGGATATATGTAGTGATGGAAAGTTGAATATACAACATGATATGACGACAGAAGGCGGGAATTTGGAAGGCTTGATAGAT GTTAACGTTTGTGATATATGTGGAGATGTTGGTAGGGAGTATCTTCTGGCTACATGTACTAGATGCCTTGAGGGGGCGGAGCATAC TTACTGCATGCGGGTGAAGTTGGATAAGGTTCCAGATGGTGAATGGTTATGTGAAGAATGCCAGCTTAGGGAAGATCAGAACAATACAAGCAGTAACCATGGTGTCATGGCGGTTAATATGTCTGAAGGAAAGAACCAATGTTCAGAAAGTCAAAGCAAGCCTAAGGCATTGCAAATTGTTGTGCCTGAATTGGATGCTCCGCAAAGCACATACAGCACACCAACAGCTGATCAGTGTGATGGTAAGAATAAAAAGTTGCATTTAGCTTCAGCTGATACACAAACACGGAAAGTAAAGGTTGCCACCCCAGCTGCTGAAAGACTGGATGTGAAGAGCAAAAAATTATTGGGCATTGCAAACCGTAACAAGATGCAAGTTCTTACATCCGATTTGGATGCACGACCACACACTTATGGAACACCAACGTCTGGAGGCTCAAACAAGAAGAGTCAAAGTTCAGAATTTTTGTTAAACCGCAAGGAGTTGCGGGTTTCCACTGATATGGAGTCACCATTGTCAAGTGAAGGACTACGGAGTCCACCTATATCATGTAAGAGACAGGTAGAGAATACTTCATCCCCTAAGCCTAGGCTCTTCAAGACGGACAGTCTTAGAAAACATGATGTCATCTCTCGTGACAACTCATTTAAGAAATCAAACAAGGGAGGTTTATCTTCAGTTGATAATGCCCCAGTGAGAATTACTCAAGCTGGCAAAAGTTCTCAGGTCTTGTCACGGTCATATTCCTTGGGAAACATGGTGAATGCTAAAACACCAGTTCCCTCGCCAAGAG GTTTATCAAAGCAACTGTCTTTCAACAACACCAACAATGGACCAAAGGTCAAGCAGTTGGTTGAAGGGGTGTCTAGTAAGTTGAAACCTGCGAAATATTCCCCAAGAGATCCTAGAGATAAGGGCCCCATTAGAAAGCTTGTACAATCTGGATCTTTCAAACGTGAGGGTGCAGTTTGCTTAGATGCTGGCTCATCAAAACAAAAGCAAACATTTCCTTTGTCTCAAGATGAAAAACCAGTAATATTGAAGCCAGTGAAGGAAAAGAATTTAATAGAAAGAAGAGCTTCCTTTAGTTTTAAAAAACCAAACATTCCTTCATCTCCAAGGCCTGACAGTTGTATGAAGTTAGGGGAGAGAAAAATTGACCAGGACATTTCAAAATCTGTGCCAATCATACTTAAAAGTAGTAGAAGACCTG GAAACGTTGAAAAGAAGCAGAGCTCTGATTTGTCGAAGGGTGACAATGACAAGCAAGATGTTACTGTACATCCAAAACCAATGGGAGTTGTTTCTGGTAAAGATGCACATGCAATGAAGATATCTGATCCACCAGTTCCATCCCAATGTGTCAAAAAGGATAGCTCAAATGATGTTGAGGATGAAGATTTGTTCGTTTCAGTGAAAAATGGTAATAGAATGCCAAATGGATCTGCAGAGATGGTTCCTACAATATCTACGGCCACGACTTGCGAATCAGATTTGCTAGATGTGGCAAGAGCAAGCACCTCTGAAGATTCAGCTCCTAAAGTTGTATGCTTCCAACAAAAGCTTTTGGAAAGCACAGGAGATGACTCCTGTAAAATTGTAGAGGTGGCTCAAGCTTCAGGAGATATAAATATGTTGAATGAGGTTCCACATTGTGTTCAGATGGCACACAATCTATACCCCACTAACAATAAATTGGATAAACCTGATTTGAAGCAGCAAGCTTTTGTTGATCAATCTTCAGCTCTTGAAAATCCTCTAAGAGACTTAGTTATTCCAGAGCTGTCTTACATCTGGCA GGGTAGCTTTGAGGTTTCAAGACATGGAAATTCCCCTGAAATGTTTGATGGGTTTCAGGCTTACTTGTCTACTTGTGCCTCGTCCAAAGCACATGAAATAGGTGAACAATTACCTGACAAAATTCAGCTAGCAGAAGTCCCGCGGCACTCCTCATGGCCACCGCAATTTAAGGAAGTAAATCCAACTGAGGATAATATTgctctttttttctttgctaAAGATGTTGAAAG TTATGCAATGGCATACGGTAAACTCTTGGAAAACATGCTTCTTGGTGATTTATCCCTTACAGCAAATATTAGTGGCACTGAACTTCTCATTTTTCCATCTGATAAATTGCCAGAGAGGATTCAAC GTTGGAATGGCTTACTTTTCTTTTGGGGCGTTTTTTATGACCGGAAAGCAAGTAGCCCAACAGAAGTTCCTCTGAGTGAGAGAAATAATTGCTCATTAGAACAAGTCACTGGACCTGTTATCCGGCATGATATGGGATCCCCTAAGGCACTTCAATCTTTGGGTATAGATCTGAATGAGTGCCCCAATGATGATATATCTGACCCAGCTATTTCACTTGGATCAGAGAGCGAGAAGTCTGGTACATCTGTAGATCATAATATTTTGTTGGAGTCCAAACATGAGGATATGAAGGTGAATGCAAGTGAAATACATCATGAAGAAACGGCAGACACAAAAGAAATTGTACCGGAGCATCCTACTGCAGCTCCCTATGGAACTCAACCTCCCACATTATCAACAGGAGGTCATGACATGATTCCGGACTATCCAACTGCTGCAAAAG GTAGCACAAGAACAGCAGGTAGAAACaaaatggaggaagaagatcaGAATGAAGCTGTCTTCTGTGTTTTACAGCAACCAGGTGCAATGAGGTCAATCTCAAATGAGACAAAACCTAAGAAACATGGAATTCTGCCCTCCATAGAAGTATCGAAACTCCATTTTATTGGATCAAAGATATGCGGTGGTCCAAGCGAATCAATTCTGAATTCAGATACGAGTTCTCTGGATCCTGACCTCACCTACAAAAGGCAGAAGACTTCTTATGAAAAAAACTCTACTTGCAGTTTTGGAGATCAAATGCCACCTAGCAAATGCTTGTCCAAGATACACCCCTTACCAGCTGGACAGCATACACCATTTGATGATTTACAGTGTAGTTACAGGGGTCCCTCAGATCCTGGCTCCCTTAAAAAATCAGTACCTGATCGTATCATCCATGTTCTTTCATCTGATGATGAAGATTCCCCAGAACCTAGTACTAGCTTAAATAAGGCATCACTGAAGGCAGATGAGAGCTCCTCCCCTTTATTGTCACTTTCCCTATCTATGGTGGCAACGAAGCGTAATCTTTCTGGTTCAGATATTGTAGATGATGAACCACTGTCTCTATCTCTTGGGCTCCCTAGTGTTGTGGAAGGGAGTAGGGCTCCGGAGATGAAGCAATTTCTGCCGGAGAAGCCAGGCATTAACACTTAG
- the LOC120689090 gene encoding skin secretory protein xP2-like, which translates to MGSGGCGSDTAAWQGATRASSGSCVPEPAATAVGSGGCKSTTAARQIATRASSSSCAPGPMPAGGCGSAMAARHSATRASSSSCAPGPAPAGGFGTATAARQSVARASSGSCTPGPAAVVVGSSEERGGKEPAPAVAEPAAGERQAVGLAPVAAGAAPPDPEVRARQGPAPRSRGCASMCPGAATAAAYAPAAATAATAPPRSREGGDASWSRGGGSVLHGAAGAAPPDLEAGAARGQRPQRHGRLRPIQK; encoded by the coding sequence atggggagcGGCGGGTGCGGGAGCGATACGGCTGCGTGGCAGGGTGCGACCCGCGCGTCGAGCGGCTCCTGCGTGCCCGAGCCCGCAGCGACGGCGGTGGGGAGTGGCGGGTGCAAgagcacgacggcggcgcggcagatCGCGACCCGCGCGTCGAGCAGCTCCTGCGCGCCCGGGCCCATGCCTGCGGGCGGATGCGGGAGTGCGATGGCGGCGCGGCACAGCGCGACCCGCGCGTCGAGCAGCTCCTGCGCGCCCGGGCCCGCGCCTGCGGGCGGATTCGGGACCGCGACGGCGGCACGACAGAGCGTGGCCCGCGCGTCGAGCGGCTCCTGCACGCCCGGgcccgcggcggtggtggtgggaaGCAGCGAAgaaaggggagggaaggagccGGCGCCCGCAGTGGCCGAGCCAGCAGCAGGGGAACGCCAGGCCGTGGGGCTAGCGCCCGTAGCGGCAGGGGCAGCCCCGCCCGATCCAGAGGTAAGGGCGCGCCAGGGGCCCGCGCCCAGGAGCAGAGGATGCGCCAGCATGTGCCCaggggcggccacggcggctgcATACGCGCCGGCAGCAgcaacggcggcgacggccccgCCTAGGAgcagggaaggcggcgacgCGTCCTGGAGCAGAGGGGGCGGCAGCGTCCTGCACGGCGCGGCAGGGGCAGCCCCGCCTGATCTAGAGGCAGGGGCGGCCAGGGGCCAGCGCCCGCAACGCCATGGGCGGCTCCGCCCGATCCAGAAGTAG
- the LOC120688104 gene encoding uncharacterized protein LOC120688104 isoform X2 yields the protein MEAALMVIPYMEKAAVRKRVVSSNNTRVKAESGTCNVCYAPCSSCLHRSLAVEDSNAECASSQTCSTRSEVRNNSLVRSEKGLRNKGGENDDEFSATSGHVSYSVTGGNNKVFARSSIADDSSEVDMPAKRRRLLNQDTRLSKAEHHDDSNSCVTGTSAGGKVHMDRKKLSTSASSRDLTANDYKDNSMACYSSLRNQCVDESKKGSDLRNLRPSASGRLFPADSPSMSTKKLLQTKSSVSESSRLSPKKQDHESGKAHDNLSHQACEKVSLSNNNIEQRRGGKLNPDGVNQGTLAGYSIGNENKDGFSSKDLDNGTLCPKDGIQEPAGIQSNDGVTRNKGDKQDWDQDCSMDICSDGKLNIQHDMTTEGGNLEGLIDVNVCDICGDVGREYLLATCTRCLEGAEHTYCMRVKLDKVPDGEWLCEECQLREDQNNTSSNHGVMAVNMSEGKNQCSESQSKPKALQIVVPELDAPQSTYSTPTADQCDGKNKKLHLASADTQTRKVKVATPAAERLDVKSKKLLGIANRNKMQVLTSDLDARPHTYGTPTSGGSNKKSQSSEFLLNRKELRVSTDMESPLSSEGLRSPPISCKRQVENTSSPKPRLFKTDSLRKHDVISRDNSFKKSNKGGLSSVDNAPVRITQAGKSSQVLSRSYSLGNMVNAKTPVPSPRGLSKQLSFNNTNNGPKVKQLVEGVSSKLKPAKYSPRDPRDKGPIRKLVQSGSFKREGAVCLDAGSSKQKQTFPLSQDEKPVILKPVKEKNLIERRASFSFKKPNIPSSPRPDSCMKLGERKIDQDISKSVPIILKSSRRPGNVEKKQSSDLSKGDNDKQDVTVHPKPMGVVSGKDAHAMKISDPPVPSQCVKKDSSNDVEDEDLFVSVKNGNRMPNGSAEMVPTISTATTCESDLLDVARASTSEDSAPKVVCFQQKLLESTGDDSCKIVEVAQASGDINMLNEVPHCVQMAHNLYPTNNKLDKPDLKQQAFVDQSSALENPLRDLVIPELSYIWQGSFEVSRHGNSPEMFDGFQAYLSTCASSKAHEIGEQLPDKIQLAEVPRHSSWPPQFKEVNPTEDNIALFFFAKDVESYAMAYGKLLENMLLGDLSLTANISGTELLIFPSDKLPERIQRWNGLLFFWGVFYDRKASSPTEVPLSERNNCSLEQVTGPVIRHDMGSPKALQSLGIDLNECPNDDISDPAISLGSESEKSGTSVDHNILLESKHEDMKVNASEIHHEETADTKEIVPEHPTAAPYGTQPPTLSTGGHDMIPDYPTAAKGSTRTAGRNKMEEEDQNEAVFCVLQQPGAMRSISNETKPKKHGILPSIEVSKLHFIGSKICGGPSESILNSDTSSLDPDLTYKRQKTSYEKNSTCSFGDQMPPSKCLSKIHPLPAGQHTPFDDLQCSYRGPSDPGSLKKSVPDRIIHVLSSDDEDSPEPSTSLNKASLKADESSSPLLSLSLSMVATKRNLSGSDIVDDEPLSLSLGLPSVVEGSRAPEMKQFLPEKPGINT from the exons ATGGAGGCTGCTTTGATGGTCATTCCTTACATG GAAAAGGCTGCGGTAAGGAAAAGAGTGGTATCAAGCAACAACACTCGTGTGAAGGCAGAGTCAGGCACATGTAATGTCTGTTATGCTCCTTGCTCCTCTTGCTTACACCGAAGTCTTGCAGTTGAGGATTCGAATGCTGAATGTGCATCATCTCAAACATGCTCCACAAGGTCAGAAGTAAGAAACAATTCACTTGTTCGTAGTGAGAAAGGGCTCCGCAATAAAGGAGGAGAAAACGACGATGAGTTTAGTGCAACCTCTGGTCATGTTTCTTACTCTGTAACTGGTGGAAATAATAAAGTGTTTGCAAGATCGTCCATTGCAGACGACTCTTCGGAGGTTGACATGCCAGCAAAACGTAGGAGGCTATTAAATCAAGATACAAGACTATCTAAAGCAGAACACCATGATGACAGCAACTCGTGTGTTACTGGTACATCAGCAGGAGGCAAGGTTCACATGGATAGGAAAAAACTATCGACTTCTGCATCCAGTCGAGATTTGACTGCTAATGATTATAAAGACAACAGCATGGCATGCTACAGCAGTTTAAGAAATCAATGTGTTGATGAATCTAAGAAAGGATCTGATCTTCGTAATTTGCGTCCTAGTGCATCTGGTAGATTGTTTCCTGCAGATTCTCCTTCTATGTCGACCAAAAAGTTGCTGCAAACCAAGTCTTCTGTCAGTGAATCGAGCAGATTATCTCCTAAGAAGCAAGATCATGAGTCTGGGAAAGCACATGATAATTTATCTCATCAAGCTTGTGAAAaggtttctctttcaaataataACATAGAACAGCGACGAGGTGGAAAATTGAACCCTGATGGTGTCAACCAGGGCACGCTGGCAGGTTACAGTATAGGAAATGAAAATAAAGACGGTTTCTCATCGAAGGATCTGGACAATGGCACCTTATGCCCAAAAGATGGAATTCAAGAGCCTGCTGGCATCCAATCTAATGATGGTGTTACTAGGAATAAGGGTGACAAACAAGATTGGGATCAAGATTGTTCAATGGATATATGTAGTGATGGAAAGTTGAATATACAACATGATATGACGACAGAAGGCGGGAATTTGGAAGGCTTGATAGAT GTTAACGTTTGTGATATATGTGGAGATGTTGGTAGGGAGTATCTTCTGGCTACATGTACTAGATGCCTTGAGGGGGCGGAGCATAC TTACTGCATGCGGGTGAAGTTGGATAAGGTTCCAGATGGTGAATGGTTATGTGAAGAATGCCAGCTTAGGGAAGATCAGAACAATACAAGCAGTAACCATGGTGTCATGGCGGTTAATATGTCTGAAGGAAAGAACCAATGTTCAGAAAGTCAAAGCAAGCCTAAGGCATTGCAAATTGTTGTGCCTGAATTGGATGCTCCGCAAAGCACATACAGCACACCAACAGCTGATCAGTGTGATGGTAAGAATAAAAAGTTGCATTTAGCTTCAGCTGATACACAAACACGGAAAGTAAAGGTTGCCACCCCAGCTGCTGAAAGACTGGATGTGAAGAGCAAAAAATTATTGGGCATTGCAAACCGTAACAAGATGCAAGTTCTTACATCCGATTTGGATGCACGACCACACACTTATGGAACACCAACGTCTGGAGGCTCAAACAAGAAGAGTCAAAGTTCAGAATTTTTGTTAAACCGCAAGGAGTTGCGGGTTTCCACTGATATGGAGTCACCATTGTCAAGTGAAGGACTACGGAGTCCACCTATATCATGTAAGAGACAGGTAGAGAATACTTCATCCCCTAAGCCTAGGCTCTTCAAGACGGACAGTCTTAGAAAACATGATGTCATCTCTCGTGACAACTCATTTAAGAAATCAAACAAGGGAGGTTTATCTTCAGTTGATAATGCCCCAGTGAGAATTACTCAAGCTGGCAAAAGTTCTCAGGTCTTGTCACGGTCATATTCCTTGGGAAACATGGTGAATGCTAAAACACCAGTTCCCTCGCCAAGAG GTTTATCAAAGCAACTGTCTTTCAACAACACCAACAATGGACCAAAGGTCAAGCAGTTGGTTGAAGGGGTGTCTAGTAAGTTGAAACCTGCGAAATATTCCCCAAGAGATCCTAGAGATAAGGGCCCCATTAGAAAGCTTGTACAATCTGGATCTTTCAAACGTGAGGGTGCAGTTTGCTTAGATGCTGGCTCATCAAAACAAAAGCAAACATTTCCTTTGTCTCAAGATGAAAAACCAGTAATATTGAAGCCAGTGAAGGAAAAGAATTTAATAGAAAGAAGAGCTTCCTTTAGTTTTAAAAAACCAAACATTCCTTCATCTCCAAGGCCTGACAGTTGTATGAAGTTAGGGGAGAGAAAAATTGACCAGGACATTTCAAAATCTGTGCCAATCATACTTAAAAGTAGTAGAAGACCTG GAAACGTTGAAAAGAAGCAGAGCTCTGATTTGTCGAAGGGTGACAATGACAAGCAAGATGTTACTGTACATCCAAAACCAATGGGAGTTGTTTCTGGTAAAGATGCACATGCAATGAAGATATCTGATCCACCAGTTCCATCCCAATGTGTCAAAAAGGATAGCTCAAATGATGTTGAGGATGAAGATTTGTTCGTTTCAGTGAAAAATGGTAATAGAATGCCAAATGGATCTGCAGAGATGGTTCCTACAATATCTACGGCCACGACTTGCGAATCAGATTTGCTAGATGTGGCAAGAGCAAGCACCTCTGAAGATTCAGCTCCTAAAGTTGTATGCTTCCAACAAAAGCTTTTGGAAAGCACAGGAGATGACTCCTGTAAAATTGTAGAGGTGGCTCAAGCTTCAGGAGATATAAATATGTTGAATGAGGTTCCACATTGTGTTCAGATGGCACACAATCTATACCCCACTAACAATAAATTGGATAAACCTGATTTGAAGCAGCAAGCTTTTGTTGATCAATCTTCAGCTCTTGAAAATCCTCTAAGAGACTTAGTTATTCCAGAGCTGTCTTACATCTGGCA GGGTAGCTTTGAGGTTTCAAGACATGGAAATTCCCCTGAAATGTTTGATGGGTTTCAGGCTTACTTGTCTACTTGTGCCTCGTCCAAAGCACATGAAATAGGTGAACAATTACCTGACAAAATTCAGCTAGCAGAAGTCCCGCGGCACTCCTCATGGCCACCGCAATTTAAGGAAGTAAATCCAACTGAGGATAATATTgctctttttttctttgctaAAGATGTTGAAAG TTATGCAATGGCATACGGTAAACTCTTGGAAAACATGCTTCTTGGTGATTTATCCCTTACAGCAAATATTAGTGGCACTGAACTTCTCATTTTTCCATCTGATAAATTGCCAGAGAGGATTCAAC GTTGGAATGGCTTACTTTTCTTTTGGGGCGTTTTTTATGACCGGAAAGCAAGTAGCCCAACAGAAGTTCCTCTGAGTGAGAGAAATAATTGCTCATTAGAACAAGTCACTGGACCTGTTATCCGGCATGATATGGGATCCCCTAAGGCACTTCAATCTTTGGGTATAGATCTGAATGAGTGCCCCAATGATGATATATCTGACCCAGCTATTTCACTTGGATCAGAGAGCGAGAAGTCTGGTACATCTGTAGATCATAATATTTTGTTGGAGTCCAAACATGAGGATATGAAGGTGAATGCAAGTGAAATACATCATGAAGAAACGGCAGACACAAAAGAAATTGTACCGGAGCATCCTACTGCAGCTCCCTATGGAACTCAACCTCCCACATTATCAACAGGAGGTCATGACATGATTCCGGACTATCCAACTGCTGCAAAAG GTAGCACAAGAACAGCAGGTAGAAACaaaatggaggaagaagatcaGAATGAAGCTGTCTTCTGTGTTTTACAGCAACCAGGTGCAATGAGGTCAATCTCAAATGAGACAAAACCTAAGAAACATGGAATTCTGCCCTCCATAGAAGTATCGAAACTCCATTTTATTGGATCAAAGATATGCGGTGGTCCAAGCGAATCAATTCTGAATTCAGATACGAGTTCTCTGGATCCTGACCTCACCTACAAAAGGCAGAAGACTTCTTATGAAAAAAACTCTACTTGCAGTTTTGGAGATCAAATGCCACCTAGCAAATGCTTGTCCAAGATACACCCCTTACCAGCTGGACAGCATACACCATTTGATGATTTACAGTGTAGTTACAGGGGTCCCTCAGATCCTGGCTCCCTTAAAAAATCAGTACCTGATCGTATCATCCATGTTCTTTCATCTGATGATGAAGATTCCCCAGAACCTAGTACTAGCTTAAATAAGGCATCACTGAAGGCAGATGAGAGCTCCTCCCCTTTATTGTCACTTTCCCTATCTATGGTGGCAACGAAGCGTAATCTTTCTGGTTCAGATATTGTAGATGATGAACCACTGTCTCTATCTCTTGGGCTCCCTAGTGTTGTGGAAGGGAGTAGGGCTCCGGAGATGAAGCAATTTCTGCCGGAGAAGCCAGGCATTAACACTTAG
- the LOC120688103 gene encoding 3-hydroxyisobutyryl-CoA hydrolase 1-like → MASLPPGADSDQLLIEANGSTRTLILNRPKQLNALSSSMIMGLLRCFTAYEKDDGVKVLIMKGKGRAFCAGGDVAAVVRDINNDTWKYGADFFRNEFLLNYIIATYSKPQVSLLAGIVMGGGAGVSLHGRFRVATENTFFAMPETALGLFPDIGASYFLSRLPGFYGEYVALAGARLDGAEMHACGLATHFVQLNRLPLLEESLKKVDTSNPFALCGIIDQFSHQPSLKENSSLNRLEMINKCFSKRTVEEIIYALEQETSNSADEWVAATIQSLKKASPTSLKISLRSIREGRTQTIGECLRREYRMVCHVMRGDFSRDFFEGCRAILLDKDRNPKWMPPRLEQVHDAAVEQYFSRINDPQWEDLNLPARRSHGRNVESKL, encoded by the exons CTTTTGATAGAAGCAAATGGCTCTACACGGACACTGATTTTGAACAGGCCAAAGCAGCTGAATGCTCTCTCCTCCTCAATG ATTATGGGACTCTTGAGGTGTTTCACTGCTTACGAGAAAGATGATGGAGTTAAAGTGTTGATTATGAAG GGGAAAGGAAGAGCATTTTGTGCTGGAGGTGATGTTGCTGCTGTTGTCCGGGATATAAACAATG ACACCTGGAAATACGGTGCTGATTTCTTCCGAAATGAATTTTTGTTAAACTACATCATCGCAACTTATAGCAAACCTCAG GTTTCTCTTCTTGCTGGAATTGTTATGGGGGGAGGTGCTGGTGTTTCTTTACATGGAAGGTTTCGAGTTGCGACCGAAAACACG TTTTTTGCAATGCCAGAGACAGCATTGGGACTCTTTCCAGATATAGGGGCTTCTTATTTTCTGTCTCGGCTACCTGGTTTCTATG GAGAGTATGTTGCTCTTGCCGGTGCAAGATTGGATGGTGCAGAAATGCATGCGTGTGGTCTGGCAACTCATTTTGTCCAGTTAAAT AGGCTGCCGTTACTGGAGGAATCGCTTAAAAAGGTGGACACCTCCAATCCTTTTGCTTTGTGTGGTATTATTGATCAATTTTCTCATCAGCCATCATTGAAAGAAAACAGCTCTCTGAATAG GCTGGAAATGATCAACAAATGCTTTTCCAAAAGAACAGTTGAAGAAATCATATATGCTCTT GAACAAGAAACTTCAAATTCGGCTGATGAATGGGTTGCAGCTACAATCCAGTCCTTGAAAAAGGCCTCTCCTACCAGTCTGAAAATCTCCCTGAGATCG ATAAGAGAAGGGAGAACTCAAACTATTGGGGAGTGCTTACGTCGGGAATATAGAATGGTCTGCCATGTCATGCGCGGTGACTTCAGCCGTGACTTTTTTGAG GGATGCAGGGCTATACTGTTAGATAAAGATCGCAACCCAAAG TGGATGCCTCCAAGGTTAGAACAAGTGCATGATGCAGCCGTTGAACAATATTTCTCCAGAATCAATGACCCACAGTGGGAAGATTTGAACCTACCTGCCAGACGTTCCCATGGAAGAAATGTTGAGTCCAAGCTTTGA